The genomic segment TATGGCGGCCTCCTGACCCTGGTCTCCTACGGCGTCACGCCGACCATGAATCCGTCCGCAGAACAGCAGGTCGAGCTGATCGAAGGACTGAGGCGCGCGATCCCGCCCGAGCACCTCGCCTTCCTGCAGCAATTGCCCTCGTCCTTTACCTGCGGCGACTTCTTCTTCGTCCATGCCGGCGTCAAGCCTGGCGTCGCGCTCGATCGGCAGAAGGATGAGGACCTGCTCTGGATCCGCGAGGAATTCCTGGCGTCCGAGGAGCGGTTCGGCAAATACATCGTTCACGGTCACACGCCGGTCAGCGCGCCCGATATCCGACCGAACCGCATCAACATCGACACCGGCGCGTATGCGACCGGCAACTTGACGCTGTTGACGATCCAAGGCGATAGTCTTCTCGCAATTTGAAAGCTTAGGCCGCAACTTCGGTGATGACGCTTCGCGCCATTGGTATCCTGACCGCGATCGCGCTGGCGCTCCACGCCGGCATGACGTTCTATGGCGATCTGGTGCGGCCGGACTTTCGCGCCCGCGACTTGTTCTCGGGCGAGATTCCGCCGGACAAGACCAAGCTTAAGGCCGCAGGCAGCCTGACGTCTTTCTCGTGGGATGGCGACCTCCTGGCAAATTATGCAGCGGCGATGGCCGCCGACGTTCTGCACCGTCCGTCGACCGACGCAAGCGGAAGGGCCAGCGAGAGCAAGGCGGTCCAAGCCGCTGTCGTCGCGGCCTTGAAAGTCTCGCCGATCAGGCCGGCGCTCTGGCTCACGCTGGGCACGCTCCAGGCCCAGGCCGGCGAAGCGGTCACGCCCGCGGTGAAGATGTCCTACTTGACCGGGTCGGTGCCGATCGATGTTGCCTTCTCACGCGTCCGCACCGTGACTTCGAGCGCCGCTGCAACCGACGAAGAGATCAAGCTGCTGGCGCAATCCGACATCCGGTCGGCGCTGGCCAACCGCTCGCGTTACGAGCCGCTGCTGATCGCGGCCTATGTGCAGGCAACTCCGCAAGGCAAGTCGCTGCTGCTGGAGACGACGAAAGTGACCGATCCCAAATTCAACGAGATCTTGCGGCGGTACTAAGTCAGCGCACCGATTTCGGGGTGACCGGCACGAAATCCTGATCGCGGCGCGGCTGGTCGGATCGCCCCTGGTACACGAACATGCCCTTCTTGGTGGCGACGATGTCGCCTGGCTGCAGGCTGTCGTCGCGAAGCAGGCGTTCGGTCGCGACGAGGTCCGGATCTTCCGGAATCGGCTTGTAGAGCTCCGGATGCTCGCGCCGCTCGCGCGCAACCTCCTTGGCACGGCGCCGCGCATCCTCGATGCGCTGCCGCCATTCGCCGCGCGAGACTTCCGGCTCGCTCGACGGAAGATAGTCGTTGATGGACGGCTCCGGCTCGGTCTGGGCACGGCATGAGAGCGGGCAGGCATAGAGGGCCAATCCGACAGCGGCCGCCATGGCCGCCTGAGCCGGCGCGCGCGCCAGTGTCCGGCGGTCTGACAGGGACTTGCAGCGAAGGGAGCGCACTCCGATGACTCCAAAGCGGGCCGAGCGGCAGCCAGAGGGCGCCGCGACTTCAGCCGATACGGCTGCCAATTGCAACATTTTCGGAACGCCGCGGCCGTCCCATCAAAAAAGCGAAAAAACAACCCCATGCACAGTAGCCGACCCCAGCCAAATCAATGGGTTACGAATTTCCCGAAATCCGACTTGGTCCGTCGGGCAAAACGGGGGTAGGATGGCATGATCTGGAGAGAGGCCGACCGATAATCGGCCTATTTGCGATCAGCCTCGGATGAGCGCCTCAAAGACAATAACTTGGTCCCAAGGCCTCGTTAGGTCATCGCTGCTAGATTTCGGCATTCGCTGATGGAGTTGCCGTGCATGCATGTAGGACCGGTATTGCTGTTGAGTGTTACCGTTGCGATGTCCGCCATGCCTGCCCTTACGGCTCACGCCAGTCCCGCCTGCGTCAAGGAGCGTACACCGTTTGAATTGTCGCAAGACACCGTGAAATGGACGATGTCGATCGCGCCTGGAGCCGACTGCATCCAGGGACTGCGTTGGTCGTACATGCAGATCTTCAAGGTATCGGTCGTGAGCGGGCCATCACGGGGGCAATTGGCGGTGGTCGGGTCCGGCTTCCGCTATTCGGCAGAAGCCGGGGCGCGCGGCAGCGACAATTTCACGCTGCTGATCTCGGGCAAGAACCGTCACGCTCCGGGGACATCGACCCTGGAGGTCGAGGTCAATCCGCAATAGCCCGCTCCGCCTCGTGGCGGATGTTCAGCGCGACTAACGGCGGCTCGACCCGCTGCCCCGGGTTCTATTCCCGTAATAGGGACGGGCGTATCCGCCCCTCGTCACAGGCGGCTCGATCCGGCTCGGAATATTCGGCGTCGCGTTGGGCGGCGCGGGCTGCGACGGGTTGACGATGATCACGTTGCGATTGGGGCTCGAGGGGTCATTGACGCCCTGGGCCCAGGCGCCGGCAGGCACCACAAGCGCGAGTGTGATCAAGACTAAGCGTTTCATGCCAGATCTCCCGAGCAAGAACGTCAGGGAGGCGAACACCGTTCCTTCACGGCGGCATCACGGTTCCTTGCGCGACCTCATCGGCGCACGGCAATCAGCTTGCCATCTCTCCAGACACCTTGGGCCGCCTTTCCGGTGGGAAGGCTCCCCACGTTCCGGACGGCGGTAGGTCGAGAGGCAGCCTGAGTGGTCTGCTTCTTTTTCTCAGGTGTCGTCACGATGCTGGAGCTCGTGGTGTTGGCCTGGTCCTTGGTCCCTTGTGCCGAAGCAGACTGAACCAGAAAGGCCAAAAACATGATTGCTGTCAAAATGCCGCGCATGGTCACACACCGGATGAAGGAGCTGGTCGAAATGTCACAGGTTTCTGCCCAAAAGCAAGCTCTACGAGACGATCGCACAGGACCTTTGCGGGGCCGGAGCATCAGCGCGTTTCACCGCGACCAACGGGGTCCGGGGTGAAAAAGCCTAGCAGAACGGCACTATCCGGGCTAGTTGATCGGCCTTGATGACCGAGACCGGCGACACAGCAGCCAACGCCTCGCAGGCGCAAGAGATCAAGGCCGGACTCGTCCGCCTGTTATCGGAGCGGATCCGCGAAGTCTCCGGCGACCCCAGGCAGATGCGGGATGTCGTCTACGAGCTGGCTCGCGTCAAGCTTCTGGAACAATTCACCCACGCCGATGCGCGGGAAGCGCGAGAGCTCCAGCAAGTCCTCGAACACGCCATCCGGGAGGTCGAACGGTCCTTTGAGCGAAGCGGAATATCATCACCGCCAAAGGCTGCCGCAGTTTCCGCGGCGAATTCTCCGCTGGTCGACGTCCCTGTTCCTCCGCCCATTCCGACGGCTCCCGAGACGCCGGGCCATCCTGCCGCACCGCCACGTTCGCTTGACCAGTCCAAACGGAGCAGAGCCTTCAATTCGCTGGTGCGATTGAGCGCCATCCTGCTGCTGATCGCCGGGGCCGGCACCGCGATCGTCTATTGGCCACGGCTGAAGACCCAACTGAGCGCATTGTCGCAGGTGGCGCCGCTCTCCGAGCGCACGCCTGGAAGTCCCGAGCCTCAACCGACCGCGACCCCGACTCCCGCGGCGGGCGAGACCCCGGAACGGACGCCGGAGAGCCCGGCGCCGGCGGCGCACCCCTCGATGCCTTTGCCGACGACGTTCGGCGTCTACGCCTTGAGCGAGGGCCAGCTCCATGAGCTGAAGCCGGTACCCGGAAAGATTCCGGACCGGCGCGTCGCGATCTCGGCCGCCATCAACACGCCGAGCGTGACCACAGTGCCGGACGGTGATGTCAAATTCATCGTGTTCAGGCCCGATGGGGGTGTCGAGGCCGGCGGAACCGAAGTTCGGGTGATCGCGAAAGTCTCCCGCGCCATGGGCGTCGATGCGACCGGGAAAGCGGCCATGGTCAGCGCCGGCGATTCCTGGGTCATCCGCAGCATGTCCTACCCCTACAAGGTAGGACCGATCGACGACCAGTCGAGAATGCTGTTGCTGCAACCGGAGCAGGACGGCTTCACGCTCGCGCCCGGCCGCTACATCGTCTTGGTCAAGGGCATGGGCTACGACTTCACGGTTGCGGGGACGATCACCGATCCCAACCAATGCGTCGAGCGCATCAATGCGATCAACGGCGCGTTCTATTCGCCCTGCCCGCCGCCGCGACGATAACGCAGCCTTCCCGTTTTACTTGGCCGGCTTGTTGTCCTTTGGCGCATCCGCCGGCATGTCGTCGACCTTGCCGTTGTTGGCGACGCATTTCCGGAAGTACTCGCGCTGGTCCTTGCCCGTTCCCTTGGTGCTCCCCGCTGCGGGGTTGCCTATTTGTCTGGGCGGAAAGGCCTTGGCCACGGCCGCATCGCATGCCCGCGCCACTTCGACGGTAATGGCCGAGGCCGTCGCCGGCACCGCCAGGGTCAAAGCGCATGCCAGCCCAACCAATGTCCGCAAATTCTTGACCGGCACCTCGTCGCTCCTTCAGTCGGTGAATGCTTGCCGAACCATACCAAAAAGGAACGAGGCGCCAAACGGCAAACCGCGCCGATTTGTCACGCGGTTTGCCCTGCGTGCCGGCAGG from the Bradyrhizobium sp. WBAH42 genome contains:
- a CDS encoding Ig-like domain-containing protein; the protein is MPALTAHASPACVKERTPFELSQDTVKWTMSIAPGADCIQGLRWSYMQIFKVSVVSGPSRGQLAVVGSGFRYSAEAGARGSDNFTLLISGKNRHAPGTSTLEVEVNPQ
- a CDS encoding metallophosphoesterase family protein; this encodes MGLSSRFRKKTKPRLPDGVRVYAIGDVHGRADLLQSLLTVIDADLARSAPQRAIQVFLGDFVDRGPDSRGVLDLLIERSKSHETVCLKGNHEVFLLEVLKDPARLQEWRHYGGLLTLVSYGVTPTMNPSAEQQVELIEGLRRAIPPEHLAFLQQLPSSFTCGDFFFVHAGVKPGVALDRQKDEDLLWIREEFLASEERFGKYIVHGHTPVSAPDIRPNRINIDTGAYATGNLTLLTIQGDSLLAI